Within the Micromonospora tarapacensis genome, the region TACCCTTGGCCTGCAGTAGCAGATGTGCTCCACGGCCGGTGATCTGCTCGGCGTGGCCGGTCTGGGTGTGCATGGCGTCGGCGACGAACAGGATATCGGTCAGGCTGCCGAGCACGGCCTGCACGGCGTCGAGCAGTGGGGTGAAGGCGGGAATCTCGTTGCTCTTCGTGTCGACGGTGACCTGGGCCAGGACGATGCCGGTGCTGGTGTCCAGCGCCGACAGCAGATGCGTCTGCCGGCCGCCACGCTGGCGTGCGCCACGCAGGGTCTTGCCGTCCACGGCGATCACCGTCCGGTAGCGGCGCGGCCGAGCGGCCACCGGTGGCGTCCGGGTGTGCAGCCAGCCGGC harbors:
- a CDS encoding ISAs1 family transposase; this translates as MLTVAVCAVLAGATSFAAIADWLYDLDEADQRRLGFTRGVPAGTTVWRLLIRLDATVISKVLAGWLHTRTPPVAARPRRYRTVIAVDGKTLRGARQRGGRQTHLLSALDTSTGIVLAQVTVDTKSNEIPAFTPLLDAVQAVLGSLTDILFVADAMHTQTGHAEQITGRGAHLLLQAKG